The nucleotide sequence GGCAAAGGTGGTGGCTAGTAATCAGGTCCCTGTGCCCAGAGGTAAGGACAAACAAGCCACAGCTCAtagtctgaggtgggagggtgtCCTCACAAACCACTGGTCTCGACCATGGTCCATGGAGCCTGGCTTCCACAAGGGGCTGGCTGGGAAGCAATGGCAGCCACTCATGGCCTTTTGCCAGCCAGCGGCCTCGGCTTCTATGGTCCTTGTGTGTTGTTGGCTTGGGATTTCACTTGTGGAAaaggttgttttcttttcttttttttttttttttgagacggagtcttgctctgtcgcccaggctggagtgcaatggccggatctcggctcactgcaagctccgcctcccgggtttacgccattctcctgcctcagcctcccgagtagctgggactacaggcgcccgccaccgcgcctggctagttttttgtattttttcgtagagacggggtttcactatgtgagccaggatggtctcgatctcctgacctcgtgttccgcccgtctcggcctcccaaagtgccgggattacaggcttgagccaccgcgcccggccgttttctttttttaaacaaatggaaaaccatcACTAGAGGAAGCCACTGACTGCCACACTAACAGAGTAGAGGTGACAGCTCACCTTCCCGCGCTTCTGGACCAGTCCTCGGTACACGgctgtctctctcctgccctcATCAGTGACCTTCTCTCTTGGGGGCTTTGCCTTCTCATCCTGTTCGTCTGTCAAAAAGTCATCAGTGCCATCCGCGTCCTCTGTGCTTCCAAGGTCCTTTCTGGTGAATAGCTCAGCTGGGAGGAACACAGGGATTGGCTGACGGTTATTTTAGGCTGAGTTCACCACCACCTTTGCAGGGGACGCCGCACCACAGTCTGCTCCCTGCTGACAGGAGAGGGTCAGGGAGAGGCAGGGGTCGTTCCGCTTACGTGGGTACAGGTCTGTCATGCTGTCGTCACTTGGAGCTCCCCCTTCATCACTGGATGTGGGCTCCCAGAAGGCTTCTCGCGGGCTAGGCTCGTCACCGTCCATCTggtcctccctcctcctcctccggtGCACCAGGCAGGCAGGGACGTACTCCACCCCTTGCTTCTGACATTCTTCATCTGGGAGATAAGCCAGCACACGCTGGGCACCTCCACACCCCCCACGGTCCTCTGGGCCACAGCTAACCCATGGGGCCTGCACTCGGCCAGGGCCCCACAGCCCCACTGCCCTGGACAAAAACCATAGCAGCTGCTGGGCGCCTCAGCTCTGTTCCTACCAGGCATGCAGGGAGGGCGGTGGGGCAGGGCTGCAACCAGGAGGCAAGAAGATGGTACAGGTCTACTGGGCCTTGACCACTCATCCCGGATCCAGCCAGGCCTAGGAAGCCATGACTAGGAGGGCACTGAGGAGGCCCAAGGCCAACTATGCCCCAGTTAGGTTGGCATGGCCTCTCAAAGGCAGCGTGGGCTGGCAGTGATGCCACCCTCTCCCCAGCAGCCTGAAGCCCTCCCTCAGCACATGGGCGGGGGTCAGTGGAGGTTGGCTGCCTGGCCTTTGCTGCCCCTTAGTGGGTGAGAGGGGAGTTGGGACAAGGCTTCCATGGAAGGACCTCACTGGAATCACCACCGTTGTTCCCTCGTATATTAGAGGGTCTGCTGGGGCTTGCCCTCCAGTCCAGCGCAGCTCCCATCATCATCCCTCGTGGGCTGCACGAGCCCTGCTGGGCCCTAGCCGTTGATGTGGTGGCCCATCTCCAGGGCTCTTTCCCTCCTTGTCTCTGCCACCCACCCCCATGGCCACGCAGCAGCCTTGTCACCACCAGAACTTGAAGGCAGAGCCCCCTCACAGCCACGTTCGGACTTCTCTGGACCACTGCCTTGTAGGGACCTCAGCACCCCAGTCCCGTCTCAGCTCCATGGTCCCTCATCATAACCACTCTTCATGGGAACCCCGTGGCCGCCTGCAGTTAGAACCTTCCTGCCCACCCCTTGACAGCTAACATACTAGCTGGAAAAAGTCCAAGCCCCAGGCTGGGAGCCCTCGTGCCTGCAAGGCCTCTGCAAGGTGCCTGCCTTCTACCTGAGAAACCCTAGTCCTGCCTTCTCAATCCACGCTCATGCTTGGGAGGGCTGGACCGCCTCTCCAAAGACTCATCAAAAGCCCGTGGTTGCATCTTCCCATCCATAAGCCAACCTGAATCTGTCCGCTCCAGCCTCTGTCCATTTCCCTCCTTAGCTAGACTCCAGAAAGTCCTTCTGGTGACCCAGCATGTGCCTAAGGCTGGACACTGCCCTCATGGGCTGCAGCCTACGCTCCACTCTAGCCAGGTGTCCCTGCCAAATTTCGGGTGCCCCACCAAGGTTGCCAGAGGCCTCCACGTTATCAAATACATCATTTGTCTGTCCTCATCTTCCCTTCAGTAACACGGGAGGACTTCCATCCTCTTGCTGAGGCTCAGGACCagtcctctctcccttctctaaACTCTCGCTGGGTGCTCTCAGCATGGGTGTCCCTGTTTCAAAAGCCTGATACTTCCCTAATACACACCTTTCCTAATACAGCTCAAGCTTAAAACCTTCAAAGGGACTCTGAATTCTTCCCCCCAAACCCACCGTCTTTTCCTGGATGGCTACAGTCAAGGGGCCCTCCCTTCTCAACCATGCACACTGTCCATGCAGCCCCAGCCAGCCCTCTCCACACACCCACTGCAGCGCTCCTGGCCGGGCCTCCGGGCCATCCCTGCTGTGCACACTAGCCCAGCCTGTCCTTTGGAGCCTACCTC is from Macaca mulatta isolate MMU2019108-1 chromosome 15, T2T-MMU8v2.0, whole genome shotgun sequence and encodes:
- the SURF2 gene encoding surfeit locus protein 2 isoform X2, producing the protein MGSFHSLSTWPGGVVLLRELILEQSARLPCLLFRHQLFCKLTLRHINKCPEHVLRHTQGRRYQRALCKYEECQKQGVEYVPACLVHRRRRREDQMDGDEPSPREAFWEPTSSDEGGAPSDDSMTDLYPPELFTRKDLGSTEDADGTDDFLTDEQDEKAKPPREKVTDEGRRETAVYRGLVQKRGKQLGSLKKKFKSHHCKPKSFSSCKQPG